One Methanobacterium sp. genomic region harbors:
- the glp gene encoding gephyrin-like molybdotransferase Glp has translation MFISELIPVKDALKIIDNIEIKLDIERIPLEEAYNRVLAEDIKALLDSPSFDRSAMDGYAVKAEDTFGSSETSPAYLKVVDRIGAGDTSKIVLKQGEAIKIATGAPIPEGANAVVMEEYTYEENNDLEVSKTLFPGENVAPFGEDFKKGDELLKSGEILRPQDIGIITSAGHDTVNVFKKPKIGVITTGNELVMSKSEIKGAKIINSNYYTLKALVESTLAVPEVTHCVDDAQKVKEQIEIFLKSYDAIITTGGTAISKGDVVVDVVDKMGEVLIHGAAIRPGKPFGFGVINETPIFMLSGYPVASMVQFDIFTRNYLLKMQNIHKEFSIIKKTASRKIASTLGRTDYVRAKTEGNLVHPLKIDGSGIIRSMVESDCYILIEENVEGINEGEECDVLLYHSLKV, from the coding sequence ATGTTCATATCTGAATTGATACCAGTTAAGGATGCGCTAAAAATCATAGACAACATTGAAATTAAACTTGATATTGAAAGGATTCCTCTTGAAGAAGCATATAATAGAGTCCTTGCAGAAGATATAAAAGCACTTTTAGATTCTCCCTCCTTTGACCGATCTGCTATGGATGGTTATGCAGTAAAAGCTGAAGATACATTCGGATCCTCTGAAACCAGTCCTGCATATTTAAAAGTTGTAGATAGAATAGGTGCTGGCGATACGTCAAAAATAGTTTTAAAGCAGGGTGAAGCTATAAAAATCGCTACTGGGGCACCAATACCAGAAGGTGCAAACGCAGTTGTCATGGAAGAGTATACCTACGAAGAAAACAATGATTTGGAAGTTTCAAAAACATTATTTCCAGGGGAAAATGTTGCCCCCTTTGGAGAAGATTTTAAAAAAGGTGATGAACTCCTAAAATCAGGGGAAATCTTAAGACCTCAAGATATTGGGATAATAACGTCTGCAGGCCATGATACCGTAAATGTATTTAAAAAGCCCAAAATAGGTGTGATAACTACTGGAAACGAACTTGTAATGTCTAAATCAGAGATTAAAGGGGCTAAAATTATAAATTCAAATTATTATACACTAAAAGCACTCGTTGAAAGTACTCTTGCAGTTCCAGAAGTTACCCATTGCGTTGACGATGCACAAAAAGTAAAAGAACAAATTGAAATATTTTTAAAGTCATATGATGCCATAATAACCACTGGAGGCACTGCCATAAGTAAAGGAGATGTTGTGGTAGATGTGGTTGATAAAATGGGAGAAGTTTTAATTCATGGAGCAGCTATAAGACCTGGAAAGCCCTTTGGATTTGGAGTAATAAATGAAACCCCCATATTCATGCTTTCAGGATATCCTGTAGCTTCAATGGTGCAGTTCGATATTTTCACTCGCAATTACCTTCTTAAAATGCAGAATATTCATAAAGAGTTCTCAATCATTAAAAAAACAGCATCTAGAAAGATTGCGTCAACACTTGGCAGAACAGATTATGTTAGAGCAAAAACAGAAGGCAATTTAGTACATCCCCTTAAAATAGATGGATCTG